A part of bacterium genomic DNA contains:
- a CDS encoding DUF4397 domain-containing protein: MVKQNVLGLILVSLLISACSGGGGDTGSGNSNSGSTKLSRTRGTGIRLINASFDSAPLVLTSAGKDFQTSTFGIENFFSSAQSGPQAFSIESVFSRGLSKLDLTATLEKDLETTVVVSGDDSRSSFAAHVFTEPSSPLAAGSAALKVINAIPGQAAIVLRSGTTATTATSYGAQSESIIVTPGVHTIEVLSASGSILQARVFQIEDKTENTFVLAGSRALGARVLMPFRDLD, translated from the coding sequence ATGGTTAAGCAAAATGTACTCGGATTAATCTTAGTTTCTCTTCTAATCTCTGCCTGCTCAGGTGGAGGAGGAGACACTGGCTCAGGAAACTCAAATTCAGGCTCAACTAAGCTCTCACGCACTCGCGGGACCGGAATCCGTCTGATTAACGCTTCCTTCGACTCAGCTCCACTAGTCCTAACTTCCGCTGGAAAGGACTTCCAGACTTCAACTTTCGGCATCGAAAACTTCTTTTCTAGCGCACAATCAGGCCCTCAGGCATTCTCAATCGAGTCAGTGTTTTCACGCGGACTCTCTAAACTCGATCTGACTGCTACCCTCGAAAAAGATCTCGAAACAACTGTCGTTGTCTCAGGCGATGATAGCCGCTCTTCCTTCGCCGCTCACGTTTTCACCGAACCCTCTTCGCCACTTGCTGCAGGTAGCGCCGCTCTAAAAGTGATTAACGCTATTCCCGGCCAAGCTGCAATTGTACTTCGCTCAGGAACAACCGCCACTACCGCAACCAGCTACGGCGCTCAAAGTGAATCAATTATCGTCACTCCAGGGGTTCATACAATCGAAGTCCTCAGCGCCAGTGGCAGCATTCTTCAAGCTCGCGTATTTCAGATAGAAGATAAAACAGAAAATACCTTCGTCCTCGCCGGCTCCCGCGCTCTCGGCGCTCGTGTCCTCATGCCTTTCCGCGACTTAGATTAG
- a CDS encoding response regulator, which yields MESKKQTILIVEDSKSQRAIIRQAFFEENCELIFCADGKRAQGIYLSHRPDLVMLDVELPGQSGFDLCRWIKQQTAEEFVPVMMLTVRDEVEDKVYGLESGADEYLTKPFAFAELNARVKALLRIRNLTKELKQTQISLKLAEQQLFRVQLAAGAAHELGQPLTVIQIHSGLLKNYANSEKIQTVAQTIEQNCRIMKQTLEKLLRLREFKSEKYIGVDSITKIESD from the coding sequence ATGGAATCAAAAAAGCAGACGATCTTAATAGTTGAAGACAGTAAGTCGCAGCGTGCGATTATTCGTCAAGCCTTTTTCGAGGAAAATTGCGAATTAATATTTTGCGCTGATGGCAAACGTGCTCAAGGAATTTATCTTTCACATCGTCCTGATCTTGTGATGCTTGATGTCGAATTGCCGGGGCAGAGTGGTTTTGATTTGTGTCGTTGGATTAAGCAACAGACTGCCGAAGAGTTTGTGCCGGTGATGATGTTGACTGTGCGTGATGAAGTTGAAGATAAGGTTTACGGCTTAGAGTCAGGGGCGGATGAGTATTTAACTAAACCCTTTGCTTTTGCTGAGTTAAACGCGCGCGTAAAAGCTCTGCTACGGATTCGTAACCTCACAAAAGAGCTAAAGCAGACCCAAATCTCGTTGAAACTTGCAGAGCAGCAGCTTTTCCGGGTGCAGCTTGCCGCCGGGGCTGCACATGAACTGGGGCAACCGTTAACGGTGATTCAAATCCATAGTGGGCTGTTAAAAAACTATGCAAACTCAGAGAAAATTCAAACCGTCGCGCAAACAATTGAGCAGAATTGTCGCATCATGAAGCAGACACTGGAAAAGTTACTACGCTTGAGAGAATTTAAGTCCGAAAAATATATTGGTGTAGATTCAATTACAAAAATAGAATCTGATTAG
- a CDS encoding lytic transglycosylase domain-containing protein, translating into MLRKKLAFFSLFCTSFLVGQAMASPLYVIKGKRGVITFTTKAPKEGVKFDVFKPSVGSFSSYKGWAYSSPRSFKIAAKKSEYDDMISRTALAHALDPAFVKAVVHAESNFNPKAKSPKGAMGLMQLMPGTAKRFGVKNAYNPEANVKGGVQYLRFLLDRYDWNHKLAAAAYNAGEGAVDDYRRSIPPYPETQEYVRRVMALLTVYRSREKHV; encoded by the coding sequence ATGCTACGAAAAAAATTAGCTTTCTTTTCCCTCTTTTGCACCTCATTTTTGGTAGGCCAGGCCATGGCTTCACCCTTGTACGTCATTAAGGGCAAGCGCGGCGTCATTACTTTTACAACAAAAGCTCCAAAAGAAGGCGTCAAGTTCGATGTTTTTAAGCCTAGCGTAGGCTCTTTCTCGAGTTACAAAGGCTGGGCCTATAGTTCCCCCCGAAGTTTTAAAATCGCAGCAAAAAAATCCGAATACGACGACATGATTTCTCGCACCGCTTTAGCCCATGCGCTTGATCCAGCTTTTGTTAAAGCTGTTGTCCATGCTGAATCAAATTTTAATCCTAAAGCTAAATCCCCCAAGGGCGCGATGGGTCTCATGCAGCTTATGCCAGGAACCGCCAAGCGTTTTGGCGTGAAAAACGCCTATAATCCAGAGGCAAATGTGAAAGGTGGCGTGCAATACCTAAGATTCTTACTTGACCGCTATGACTGGAATCACAAGCTTGCTGCCGCTGCATATAACGCTGGCGAAGGCGCGGTGGATGACTATCGCCGCAGCATTCCACCTTATCCTGAAACTCAGGAATATGTGCGCCGCGTTATGGCGCTACTTACTGTCTATCGCAGTCGCGAGAAACACGTTTAG
- the nadB gene encoding L-aspartate oxidase, translating into MNNQDFLVIGSGIAGLFFAYKIAPYGSVTILAKDEPYQNNTFYAQGGIASVALGSDSFESHIQDTLLAGAGICKESVVRNVVTEGPDAINELIALGVGFDRDKSSGEYSLGKEGGHSERRIFHAKDQTGAEIHRALYDHVKNLPNVKILSHHLSIDLITKKNQVSGAYVLNKKTREIQPFSARVTILATGGAGKVYLYTSNPDVATGDGIAMAFRAGAKIANMEFFQFHPTCLYHPLAKSFLITEAMRGEGAVLKNSAGERFMQNYDPRAELASRDIVARSIDAEMKRTGADCVYLDISHRDSEFIKTHFPFIYQRCLSFGIDLTKQAIPVVPAAHYTCGGVVVDEYGATSLPGLYALGEVAATGLHGANRLASNSLLEAVVYAKRATQDITQKLANFPAPEALKGWDHLDTAISEEEVIVSYLWDELRRLMWNLVGIVRSNRRLKLALRRILEIKNETKDYYWKYRVEPDLIELRNLVNVAELVVRSALIRKESRGLHYNLDYPQTDDQNWKKDTLICKTDLV; encoded by the coding sequence GTGAATAATCAAGATTTCTTAGTAATTGGTTCGGGCATTGCAGGGCTATTTTTCGCTTATAAAATAGCACCTTACGGCAGTGTGACAATTTTAGCCAAGGATGAGCCCTACCAAAATAATACTTTTTACGCCCAAGGCGGAATTGCCAGTGTAGCTCTTGGGAGCGATTCGTTTGAGAGTCATATTCAGGATACCTTACTTGCCGGAGCAGGAATCTGCAAAGAAAGTGTAGTGCGAAACGTTGTAACTGAAGGCCCTGACGCAATTAATGAATTGATTGCGCTTGGGGTTGGTTTTGATCGCGACAAGTCAAGTGGCGAGTATAGCCTGGGCAAAGAGGGCGGTCACTCTGAGCGTAGAATTTTTCACGCAAAGGATCAAACGGGAGCCGAGATACATCGTGCTCTTTATGATCACGTAAAAAATTTACCAAACGTAAAAATTCTTTCGCATCATCTTTCGATTGATTTAATTACCAAAAAGAATCAAGTTTCTGGCGCTTACGTGCTCAACAAAAAAACTCGCGAAATCCAGCCATTTTCTGCGCGTGTCACTATTCTTGCCACGGGCGGTGCGGGGAAAGTTTATCTCTACACTTCTAACCCAGATGTCGCTACTGGTGATGGGATTGCCATGGCCTTTCGCGCCGGTGCGAAAATCGCCAATATGGAATTTTTCCAATTCCATCCGACTTGCCTTTATCATCCACTGGCCAAGTCCTTTCTGATTACCGAGGCAATGCGTGGTGAAGGCGCGGTTTTGAAAAATTCTGCAGGTGAACGCTTCATGCAAAATTATGACCCGCGGGCTGAGCTTGCTTCGCGTGACATTGTGGCACGTTCGATCGACGCCGAGATGAAGCGCACTGGTGCTGATTGCGTTTATTTGGATATCTCACATCGTGACAGCGAATTCATCAAGACCCACTTCCCTTTTATCTATCAACGCTGTCTAAGTTTTGGAATCGATCTCACTAAACAGGCAATTCCTGTAGTTCCAGCAGCGCATTATACTTGTGGTGGAGTAGTTGTCGATGAATATGGAGCAACAAGCCTGCCCGGACTTTACGCGCTGGGGGAAGTTGCAGCAACTGGACTACACGGCGCAAATCGTTTAGCTTCAAATTCACTCCTTGAAGCGGTCGTCTACGCAAAGCGCGCCACACAAGATATCACTCAGAAGCTCGCAAATTTTCCTGCACCAGAAGCACTAAAAGGCTGGGATCATCTCGACACAGCCATTAGCGAAGAGGAAGTAATTGTCAGCTATCTTTGGGATGAACTTCGACGACTAATGTGGAACTTAGTCGGAATTGTTAGAAGCAATCGGCGTTTAAAGCTTGCGCTCAGACGTATTCTCGAAATAAAGAATGAAACTAAAGATTATTATTGGAAGTATCGAGTCGAGCCGGACCTGATTGAGTTACGTAATCTTGTTAACGTTGCAGAACTGGTAGTTCGTTCGGCATTAATCCGCAAAGAAAGTCGCGGACTGCACTACAACTTAGATTATCCACAAACTGATGATCAAAACTGGAAAAAGGATACGCTCATATGCAAAACAGATTTAGTTTGA
- a CDS encoding site-2 protease family protein, with product MDHSDYSQTLLYFARFFALYIAVVPHEVAHGWAALKLGDPTAKSLGRLTLNPIPHIDFFMTILLPGMLALSGSPVIFGGAKPVPVNPLYFKKPRQGMCLVAAAGPITNFLIALICFALLYTGIFSLQSEAALVTIIVLFTNVVLGTFNLFPIPPLDGGRIAVGLLPKPVARALARLEPYGFFIIFGLLAIGAFDAVIKEVLKATSWILSQSI from the coding sequence ATGGATCACTCAGACTATTCGCAAACGCTTTTATATTTTGCACGTTTTTTTGCGCTCTATATTGCTGTAGTTCCTCACGAAGTTGCGCATGGCTGGGCAGCGCTAAAGCTTGGAGATCCGACCGCAAAGTCGCTTGGGCGACTAACATTAAACCCAATCCCGCATATCGATTTTTTTATGACAATTCTTTTGCCGGGAATGTTAGCTCTATCTGGCTCTCCGGTAATTTTTGGCGGCGCTAAGCCAGTTCCCGTCAACCCCCTCTACTTCAAAAAGCCGCGACAAGGCATGTGTCTTGTCGCAGCAGCCGGGCCAATCACAAATTTTCTAATTGCGCTCATTTGTTTCGCTTTACTCTATACAGGGATTTTTTCGCTGCAATCCGAAGCAGCATTAGTTACAATTATTGTGCTCTTTACAAATGTTGTTTTGGGAACGTTTAATCTTTTTCCAATTCCACCCTTAGATGGTGGTCGCATTGCAGTTGGACTTTTACCAAAACCAGTCGCACGCGCCTTAGCGCGGCTTGAACCCTATGGTTTTTTTATTATCTTTGGGTTACTGGCAATTGGTGCTTTTGATGCGGTCATTAAAGAAGTGCTCAAGGCAACCAGCTGGATTCTTTCACAATCGATATAA